The following coding sequences lie in one Pseudomonas sp. B33.4 genomic window:
- a CDS encoding M48 family metallopeptidase encodes MNKTLVVSALSAALLLAGCQSVNTTSGGAVGVERKQYMFSMLSSQEVDQMYAQSYQKTVGEASSKGVLDKTSPEAKRVQAIANRLIAQAPNFRPDAAQWQWEVNLIKSDELNANCGPGGKIIFYTGLIDSLKLTDDEIAAVMGHEIAHALREHGREAMSKAYGIEMAKQGAGALLGLGQDSLALADTVANYGMTLPNSRANENEADLIGLELAARAGYNPNAAITLWNKMSKASEGSPPEFMSTHPASASRIASLQAAIPKVMPLYNSSKQ; translated from the coding sequence ATGAACAAGACATTGGTTGTAAGTGCACTGAGCGCAGCGCTGTTGCTGGCCGGTTGTCAGTCGGTCAACACCACCAGCGGCGGTGCCGTGGGTGTGGAGCGCAAGCAGTACATGTTCAGCATGCTGTCCTCGCAAGAGGTCGACCAGATGTATGCCCAGTCGTATCAGAAGACTGTCGGTGAAGCCTCCAGCAAGGGTGTGCTGGACAAGACCAGCCCTGAGGCCAAGCGGGTTCAGGCGATTGCCAACCGCCTGATCGCCCAGGCGCCGAACTTCCGCCCGGATGCGGCGCAATGGCAGTGGGAAGTCAATCTGATCAAGAGCGATGAGCTCAATGCCAACTGTGGGCCTGGCGGCAAGATCATTTTCTACACCGGGCTGATCGACAGTCTGAAACTGACCGACGATGAAATCGCCGCGGTCATGGGCCATGAAATCGCCCACGCCCTGCGCGAGCACGGTCGTGAAGCGATGTCCAAGGCCTACGGGATTGAAATGGCCAAGCAGGGCGCGGGTGCATTGCTGGGTCTGGGTCAGGACAGTCTGGCGCTGGCCGACACCGTGGCCAACTACGGCATGACCCTGCCGAACAGCCGCGCCAACGAAAACGAAGCCGATCTGATCGGTCTGGAGCTGGCTGCACGCGCCGGTTACAACCCGAACGCCGCGATCACTTTGTGGAACAAGATGAGCAAGGCGTCGGAAGGTTCGCCGCCAGAGTTCATGAGTACTCACCCAGCCTCGGCCAGCCGGATTGCCTCGTTGCAGGCGGCGATTCCGAAGGTCATGCCGCTTTACAACAGCAGCAAGCAGTAA
- a CDS encoding methyl-accepting chemotaxis protein — protein MTATAQDVARNATQAAQAASHADQAASQGMQIVRDTSNSIGVLAVEIGKAVDVVQTLAKDSENINAILTAIRGIAEQTNLLALNAAIEAARAGEQGRGFAVVADEVRNLAQKTQKATEEIQSMIQQLQQGTRDVVRVMEDSQNRTDESVQHAAKAAQALETITQAVSVINDMNTQIASAAEEQSAVADDINRNVINIGQVANEVAGGADESSSASADLTKLAEQQRRLINQFKV, from the coding sequence ATGACCGCCACCGCTCAGGATGTCGCGCGTAATGCGACTCAGGCTGCGCAAGCGGCCAGCCATGCCGATCAGGCGGCGAGTCAGGGCATGCAGATTGTTCGTGACACCTCGAACTCGATTGGCGTGCTGGCGGTGGAAATCGGCAAGGCCGTAGACGTGGTGCAGACGCTGGCCAAGGACAGCGAGAACATCAATGCGATTCTCACGGCGATTCGCGGGATTGCCGAGCAGACCAACCTGCTGGCGCTGAACGCGGCGATCGAAGCAGCGCGCGCCGGGGAGCAAGGTCGCGGCTTTGCCGTGGTGGCCGACGAGGTGCGCAATCTGGCGCAGAAAACCCAGAAAGCCACTGAAGAAATCCAGAGCATGATCCAGCAACTGCAGCAGGGCACACGCGATGTCGTGCGGGTCATGGAAGACAGCCAGAACCGTACAGATGAAAGCGTGCAGCATGCGGCGAAAGCGGCTCAAGCGCTGGAAACGATTACTCAGGCAGTATCGGTGATCAACGACATGAACACTCAGATTGCCAGTGCGGCCGAAGAACAGAGCGCGGTGGCGGATGACATCAACCGCAATGTGATCAATATCGGGCAAGTGGCCAATGAAGTGGCGGGCGGTGCGGATGAATCGAGTTCGGCGAGTGCGGATCTGACCAAATTGGCTGAGCAGCAGCGGCGGTTGATCAATCAGTTCAAGGTCTGA
- a CDS encoding SOS response-associated peptidase yields the protein MCGRYALFRWNRDFAALPGFPADQQAQWNISPNDSVLMLRAGEDGERTLARARWGLTPPWLTDLSKTPAHARAETVAEQPMFREALRQRRCLLPANGFYEWRGTQRKRPYWLTPGEGSSLFFAAIWEAYPVQEQVWLSTAVITQPASSQRRPLILDEAGQAAWLDPETPLHVLQGLLASEPAALRERVLANLINDPKLNGPECLTPG from the coding sequence ATGTGTGGACGTTATGCCCTGTTTCGCTGGAACCGCGACTTCGCGGCCCTGCCAGGTTTTCCCGCCGATCAGCAGGCGCAATGGAACATTTCCCCCAATGATTCGGTGTTGATGCTGCGTGCCGGAGAAGACGGCGAGCGCACACTGGCCCGTGCCCGTTGGGGGTTGACGCCGCCGTGGCTGACCGATCTGTCGAAGACGCCGGCGCATGCTCGTGCGGAAACGGTTGCCGAGCAGCCGATGTTTCGTGAGGCGCTGCGCCAGCGTCGCTGCCTGCTGCCAGCCAATGGTTTTTACGAATGGCGCGGCACCCAGCGCAAGCGCCCATACTGGCTGACGCCTGGGGAGGGCTCGTCGCTGTTTTTCGCGGCAATCTGGGAGGCGTACCCGGTGCAGGAGCAGGTCTGGTTGAGCACGGCGGTGATTACTCAACCGGCGTCGAGTCAGCGGCGGCCGCTGATTCTTGATGAGGCGGGGCAGGCGGCGTGGCTCGATCCCGAGACGCCGTTGCATGTGCTGCAGGGGTTGCTGGCCAGTGAACCCGCTGCATTGCGTGAGCGGGTGTTGGCGAATCTGATCAATGATCCGAAACTCAATGGGCCGGAGTGTTTGACCCCGGGTTAA
- a CDS encoding putative signal transducing protein: MQRIYEPENLMEGEMLKGMLASEGIEAHLIGRDLLGGTGELPIFGLLGLSVDNDQAEYARELITAYNAALPLPGDEPESFPGTLVC, from the coding sequence ATGCAGCGAATCTACGAGCCGGAAAACCTGATGGAAGGCGAAATGCTCAAGGGCATGCTCGCCAGCGAAGGCATCGAGGCGCACCTGATTGGCCGCGATTTGCTTGGCGGTACGGGCGAATTGCCGATCTTCGGTCTGTTGGGGTTATCTGTGGATAACGATCAGGCCGAATACGCCCGCGAGCTGATCACCGCGTACAATGCCGCGCTGCCGCTGCCCGGCGATGAACCGGAGAGCTTCCCCGGCACGCTGGTCTGTTAG
- a CDS encoding CPXCG motif-containing cysteine-rich protein, translated as MLETAQYDCPYCGEVVETTVDLSGGDQTYIEDCQVCCRPITFVLQVHGEEWHLEVFSENE; from the coding sequence ATGCTGGAAACCGCTCAGTATGATTGTCCTTATTGTGGGGAGGTTGTTGAGACGACGGTAGACCTGTCTGGCGGCGATCAGACCTATATCGAAGACTGTCAGGTGTGTTGTCGGCCGATCACGTTTGTATTGCAGGTTCATGGAGAGGAATGGCATCTGGAAGTCTTCAGCGAAAACGAGTGA
- a CDS encoding 1-acyl-sn-glycerol-3-phosphate acyltransferase, whose amino-acid sequence MGEFDAIRPYDDSEVPVVLARLLGDKAFLDILTHFRFPRFAGAFGWMLKPLIAHRLRREFADVTSVATLQDKVESYVDHTIERATDGVTYTGVEQFKSGSAYLFIANHRDIVMDPAFVNYAVYHAGLPTPRIAIGDNLLQKPFVSDLMRLNKSFIVHRSITGRREKMAAYQLLSAYINHSIRNDCASIWIAQAEGRAKDGDDRTESAILKMFHMSRKDEPFGEVIRSLNVTPVSISYEYDPCDQAKARELYIRATTGTYAKAPGEDDVSIAKGITGYKGRVHVNFAAPITELFEDTKQLAVEMDKQILGGYRLFPVHYLAYAQWADADPQLNVPKAAEVFPADELAKAQEEWQERLDACPEEHRPYLVLQYATPVRNQYRVKAGLAL is encoded by the coding sequence ATGGGCGAATTCGATGCCATCCGACCTTACGACGACAGCGAAGTACCTGTGGTACTGGCAAGACTGCTCGGCGACAAGGCGTTTCTAGATATCCTCACCCACTTCCGCTTCCCGCGCTTTGCCGGTGCCTTCGGCTGGATGCTCAAACCACTTATAGCCCATCGGCTGCGTCGTGAGTTCGCCGACGTGACCTCGGTAGCGACGTTGCAGGACAAGGTCGAGTCCTACGTCGACCACACCATCGAGCGCGCCACTGACGGCGTGACCTACACCGGTGTCGAGCAATTCAAGTCCGGCAGCGCTTATCTGTTCATCGCCAACCACCGCGACATCGTGATGGACCCGGCCTTCGTCAACTACGCCGTGTACCACGCCGGCCTGCCGACGCCGCGCATCGCGATTGGCGACAACCTGCTGCAAAAGCCGTTTGTCAGCGATCTGATGCGTTTGAACAAGAGCTTTATCGTCCACCGTTCGATCACCGGCCGTCGCGAGAAAATGGCTGCGTATCAACTGCTGTCGGCGTACATCAACCACTCGATCCGCAACGATTGCGCCTCGATCTGGATCGCTCAGGCTGAAGGCCGGGCGAAGGACGGCGACGACCGCACCGAGTCGGCGATCCTCAAGATGTTCCACATGAGCCGCAAGGACGAGCCGTTCGGCGAAGTTATTCGCTCGCTGAACGTCACCCCGGTGTCGATCAGCTACGAATACGACCCGTGCGACCAGGCCAAGGCCCGCGAGCTGTACATCCGCGCCACCACCGGCACTTACGCGAAAGCGCCGGGCGAGGATGACGTGAGCATTGCCAAGGGCATCACCGGCTACAAGGGCCGGGTGCACGTGAACTTTGCCGCGCCGATCACCGAGCTGTTCGAGGACACCAAGCAATTGGCGGTCGAGATGGACAAGCAGATTCTTGGCGGTTACCGGTTATTCCCGGTGCATTACCTGGCGTACGCGCAGTGGGCCGATGCGGATCCGCAATTGAATGTGCCGAAGGCTGCCGAGGTGTTCCCGGCGGATGAGCTGGCCAAGGCGCAGGAAGAATGGCAGGAACGGCTGGATGCGTGCCCTGAAGAGCACCGTCCGTATCTGGTCCTGCAATATGCGACGCCGGTGCGCAATCAGTACCGGGTGAAGGCTGGGTTGGCGCTGTAA
- a CDS encoding YajG family lipoprotein: protein MLQRLLFGLITVAGLTLAGCAHSPQQLNPEPKLTTQLPAVGRGQPVVVRVVDGRPSPTLGTRGGLYPETSAITVQREQILPKLQAQAEAAVRLLGFTPTNNAPNAPQLTVTLAELKYQSPKEGMYVTEATIGATFRSDVQNANRRYSGRYGASLDQRFGMAPNQETNTKLVSDVLSDALTRLFKDPTVGQVLAE from the coding sequence ATGTTGCAACGCCTGTTGTTCGGTTTGATCACTGTGGCCGGTTTGACCCTGGCCGGCTGCGCCCACAGCCCGCAACAACTGAACCCGGAGCCGAAGCTGACCACCCAGCTGCCAGCGGTCGGCCGTGGCCAGCCTGTTGTCGTGCGTGTAGTAGACGGTCGTCCGTCGCCAACTTTGGGCACCCGTGGCGGTCTGTACCCGGAAACCAGCGCCATCACCGTGCAGCGCGAGCAGATCCTGCCGAAGCTGCAGGCTCAGGCTGAAGCCGCCGTGCGTCTGTTGGGCTTTACCCCGACCAACAACGCGCCGAATGCTCCGCAGCTGACCGTGACGCTGGCCGAGCTGAAGTATCAGTCGCCGAAAGAGGGCATGTACGTGACTGAAGCGACCATCGGCGCGACCTTCCGCTCCGACGTGCAGAACGCCAACCGCCGTTACAGCGGCCGTTACGGCGCTTCGCTGGACCAGCGTTTCGGCATGGCGCCGAACCAGGAAACCAACACCAAACTGGTCAGCGATGTGTTGAGTGATGCGTTGACGCGTCTGTTCAAGGATCCGACCGTGGGTCAGGTTCTCGCCGAGTAA
- the mqo gene encoding malate dehydrogenase (quinone): MAHNEAVDVVLVGAGIMSATLAVLLKELDPAIKLEVVELMDSGAAESSNPWNNAGTGHAGLCELNYTPQAADGTVDIKKAVHINTQFEVSKQFWSYLTKKGTFGSCKSFISPVPHLSFVQGDTGVSFLKSRFDVLHKHHAFSDMEYTEDKAKMAEWMPLMMPGRSPDEVLAATRVMNGTDVNFGALTNQLLKHLTSAPDAQVKYCKRVTGLKRNGSGWTVSIKDVNSGNTREVDAKFVFLGAGGAALPLLQASGIEESKGFGGFPISGQWLRCDNPEVVKQHQAKVYSQAAVGSPPMSVPHLDTRVVDGKKSLLFGPYAGFTTKFLKHGSFMDLPLSVRAGNIGPMLAVAKNNMDLTKYLVSEVMQSMEQRLDSLRRFYPQAKAEDWRLEVAGQRVQIIKKDPKKGGILQFGTELVAAKDGSLAALLGASPGASVTVSIMLELIEKCFPAKAKGEWAGKLAEIFPAREKVLESDAALYRKINTQNNIALELVEESSETPSYA; this comes from the coding sequence ATGGCGCATAACGAAGCAGTCGACGTAGTACTGGTTGGGGCCGGCATCATGAGTGCCACCCTCGCCGTACTGCTCAAAGAGCTCGACCCCGCGATCAAGCTGGAAGTCGTCGAGCTGATGGATTCCGGTGCGGCGGAGAGTTCCAACCCGTGGAACAACGCCGGTACCGGTCACGCTGGTCTTTGCGAGTTGAATTACACGCCGCAGGCCGCCGATGGCACCGTCGACATCAAGAAAGCCGTGCACATCAACACCCAGTTCGAGGTGTCGAAGCAGTTCTGGTCGTACCTGACCAAGAAAGGCACGTTCGGCTCGTGCAAGTCGTTCATCAGCCCGGTGCCGCACCTGAGTTTCGTCCAGGGCGACACTGGTGTGTCCTTCCTCAAGTCCCGGTTCGATGTGCTGCACAAGCATCACGCGTTCTCCGACATGGAGTACACCGAAGACAAGGCGAAGATGGCCGAGTGGATGCCGCTGATGATGCCGGGCCGCTCGCCGGACGAAGTTCTCGCGGCGACCCGCGTGATGAACGGCACCGACGTCAACTTTGGCGCCCTGACCAATCAGTTGCTCAAGCACCTGACCAGCGCTCCCGATGCTCAAGTCAAATACTGCAAGCGCGTGACCGGCCTCAAGCGTAACGGCAGTGGCTGGACCGTCAGCATCAAGGACGTCAACAGCGGCAACACCCGTGAAGTCGACGCCAAATTCGTCTTCCTCGGCGCGGGCGGCGCGGCGTTGCCGTTGCTGCAGGCTTCGGGCATCGAAGAAAGCAAAGGCTTCGGCGGCTTCCCGATCAGCGGCCAGTGGCTGCGTTGCGACAACCCGGAAGTGGTCAAGCAGCACCAGGCCAAGGTTTACAGCCAGGCCGCTGTAGGTTCGCCACCGATGTCGGTGCCGCACCTGGACACCCGCGTAGTCGACGGCAAGAAATCCCTGCTGTTCGGACCATACGCCGGTTTCACCACCAAGTTCCTCAAGCACGGCTCCTTCATGGACCTGCCGCTGTCGGTTCGCGCCGGCAACATCGGGCCGATGCTGGCGGTGGCGAAAAACAACATGGACCTGACCAAGTACCTGGTCAGCGAAGTGATGCAATCGATGGAGCAGCGTCTGGATTCCCTGCGCCGTTTCTACCCGCAAGCGAAAGCCGAAGACTGGCGCCTGGAAGTGGCCGGCCAACGCGTGCAGATCATCAAGAAAGACCCGAAAAAGGGCGGCATCCTGCAATTCGGTACCGAACTGGTCGCGGCCAAGGACGGTTCCCTCGCCGCCCTGCTCGGTGCTTCGCCAGGCGCGTCGGTGACCGTGTCGATCATGCTGGAACTGATCGAGAAGTGCTTCCCGGCCAAGGCCAAGGGTGAGTGGGCAGGCAAACTGGCGGAAATCTTCCCGGCCCGTGAAAAGGTGCTGGAAAGCGATGCTGCGCTGTATCGCAAGATCAACACGCAGAACAACATCGCGCTGGAGCTGGTTGAAGAAAGCAGCGAGACCCCAAGCTACGCTTGA
- a CDS encoding PA4642 family protein — MRKDKKQVIGDEIGDEQIKLFLDFEPVDATSPSLHKLIKAYRGLRIDDFGRFLGFFVAAGYDVDGKDEQGKTFVDLIADQRNAPDYIELIEKSRT, encoded by the coding sequence ATGCGTAAAGATAAGAAACAAGTGATTGGTGACGAGATCGGCGATGAGCAGATCAAGCTGTTCCTCGATTTCGAGCCGGTCGACGCCACTTCGCCGTCGCTGCACAAACTGATCAAGGCCTACCGTGGCCTGCGCATCGACGACTTCGGACGCTTTCTGGGTTTCTTCGTTGCGGCGGGTTACGACGTCGATGGCAAGGACGAGCAGGGCAAGACCTTCGTTGACCTGATCGCCGATCAGCGCAACGCCCCGGACTACATCGAACTGATCGAAAAGTCCCGCACCTGA
- a CDS encoding hypoxanthine-guanine phosphoribosyltransferase — translation MSADLEHIRQIMREADCLYTESEVEAAIARVGAQINEQLADSNPVVFCVMNGGLIFSGKLLTHLQFPLEASYLHATRYRNETSGGDLFWKAKPEVSFIDRDVLIIDDILDEGHTLGAIIDFCKHAGARKVHTAVLIDKDHDRKARPDLKADFVGLPCIDRYIFGYGMDYKGYWRNANGIFAVKGM, via the coding sequence ATGTCCGCTGATCTCGAGCATATCCGTCAAATCATGCGAGAGGCTGACTGCCTGTACACCGAATCTGAAGTCGAGGCCGCCATTGCCCGCGTCGGTGCACAAATCAACGAACAACTGGCCGACAGCAACCCGGTAGTGTTCTGCGTGATGAACGGCGGGCTGATTTTCTCCGGCAAACTGCTGACGCATCTGCAATTCCCGCTGGAAGCGTCCTACCTGCACGCGACCCGTTATCGCAACGAAACCAGCGGCGGCGACCTGTTCTGGAAGGCCAAGCCGGAAGTCTCGTTCATCGACCGCGACGTGCTGATCATCGACGACATCCTCGACGAAGGTCACACCCTCGGCGCGATCATCGACTTCTGCAAACACGCTGGCGCGCGCAAAGTGCACACCGCCGTGCTGATCGACAAGGATCACGACCGCAAAGCGCGTCCTGACCTCAAAGCCGATTTCGTCGGCCTGCCGTGCATCGACCGTTACATCTTCGGTTATGGCATGGATTACAAAGGCTACTGGCGCAACGCCAACGGGATTTTTGCCGTTAAAGGCATGTAA
- the upp gene encoding uracil phosphoribosyltransferase — MPILEIRHPLIRHKLGLMRRADISTKNFRELAQEVGALLTYEATKDLPLESYDIAGWCGTVSVEKIAGKKITVVPILRAGIGMLEGVLSLIPGAKVSAVGVARNEETLQAHTYLEKLVPEIDERLAMIIDPMLATGSSMVATIDLLKKAGCKDIRAMVLVAAPEGIAAVEKAHPDVTIYTASIDERLNEHGYIIPGLGDAGDKIFGTKQKDA; from the coding sequence ATGCCCATCCTCGAGATCCGCCATCCGCTGATCCGTCATAAACTCGGCCTGATGCGCCGCGCCGATATCAGCACCAAGAACTTCCGTGAGCTTGCTCAGGAAGTCGGCGCCCTGTTGACCTATGAAGCTACAAAAGATTTGCCGCTGGAGTCCTACGATATTGCAGGCTGGTGCGGCACCGTGTCGGTCGAGAAGATCGCCGGCAAAAAGATCACCGTCGTGCCGATCCTGCGCGCCGGCATCGGCATGCTTGAAGGCGTGCTGAGCCTGATCCCGGGTGCCAAGGTTTCCGCTGTGGGTGTCGCCCGCAACGAAGAAACCCTGCAAGCGCACACCTATCTGGAAAAACTGGTTCCGGAAATCGACGAACGGTTGGCGATGATCATCGACCCGATGCTCGCCACCGGCAGTTCGATGGTTGCGACCATTGACCTGCTGAAGAAAGCCGGCTGCAAAGACATCCGCGCGATGGTGCTGGTGGCCGCGCCGGAAGGCATTGCTGCAGTAGAAAAAGCTCACCCGGACGTGACCATCTACACCGCGTCCATCGATGAGCGCTTGAACGAGCACGGTTACATCATCCCTGGACTTGGCGACGCCGGTGACAAGATCTTCGGCACCAAGCAGAAGGACGCGTGA
- a CDS encoding uracil-xanthine permease family protein translates to MQQEFNDPLWRTVLSGAQMLFVAFGALVLMPLITGLDPNVALFTAGLGTILFQIVTGRQVPVFLASSFAFITPIILAKGQFGLAATMGGVMAAGFVYTFLGLAVKIKGTGFIDRLLPPVVIGPVIISIGLAMAPIAANMAMGKAGDGSELIHYQTAMMISMPALLTTLIVAVFGKGIFRLVPIISGVLVGFAMAFYFGVVDTAKIAAAPWFAIPHFTAPEFNWQAILFIVPVALAPAIEHIGGVIAVGSVTGRDYLKKPGLHRTLLGDGIATTAAGMFGGPPNTTYAEVTGAVMLTKNYNPKIMTWAAIFAISLAFIGKFGALLQSIPVPVMGGILCLLFGSIAAVGMNTLIRHKIDLGEARNLVIVSVTLVFGIGGVLVGTGTGPDDFGLKGIALCAVVAIALNLILPGNDGWKNKKADEPLI, encoded by the coding sequence ATGCAGCAAGAGTTCAACGATCCGCTCTGGCGCACGGTGCTGTCCGGCGCCCAGATGCTGTTCGTGGCTTTCGGCGCTTTGGTGCTGATGCCGCTGATCACGGGCCTGGACCCGAACGTGGCACTGTTTACCGCAGGTTTAGGGACGATCCTGTTCCAGATCGTCACCGGGCGTCAGGTGCCGGTGTTTCTGGCGTCGAGCTTCGCTTTCATCACCCCGATCATTCTCGCCAAGGGCCAGTTCGGCCTCGCCGCGACCATGGGCGGCGTGATGGCGGCCGGTTTCGTCTACACCTTCCTCGGCCTTGCCGTGAAGATCAAAGGTACGGGTTTTATCGACCGCTTGCTGCCACCGGTGGTGATTGGTCCGGTGATCATTTCCATCGGCCTGGCCATGGCGCCGATTGCCGCGAACATGGCGATGGGCAAGGCCGGTGACGGTTCTGAACTGATCCATTACCAGACCGCGATGATGATCTCGATGCCAGCATTGCTGACCACGCTGATCGTGGCGGTGTTCGGCAAAGGCATCTTCCGTCTGGTGCCGATCATTTCCGGCGTACTGGTCGGTTTTGCCATGGCGTTCTATTTCGGCGTGGTCGACACCGCAAAGATTGCCGCGGCGCCATGGTTTGCGATTCCGCATTTCACCGCGCCGGAGTTCAACTGGCAGGCGATTCTGTTCATCGTTCCGGTGGCGCTGGCCCCGGCCATTGAGCACATCGGCGGCGTGATTGCTGTGGGTAGCGTGACCGGTCGCGATTACCTGAAGAAGCCGGGCCTGCATCGCACCCTGCTCGGTGACGGCATTGCCACCACCGCTGCCGGCATGTTCGGTGGCCCGCCAAACACCACCTACGCCGAAGTGACTGGCGCAGTCATGCTGACCAAGAACTACAACCCGAAAATCATGACCTGGGCGGCGATCTTCGCCATCAGCCTAGCGTTCATCGGCAAGTTCGGCGCGCTGCTGCAAAGCATTCCGGTGCCGGTGATGGGCGGGATTCTGTGCCTGTTGTTCGGTTCGATCGCGGCGGTGGGCATGAACACCCTGATCCGTCACAAGATCGATCTGGGCGAGGCGCGCAATCTGGTGATTGTCTCGGTGACGTTGGTGTTCGGGATTGGCGGTGTGCTGGTCGGCACCGGTACCGGTCCGGACGACTTCGGCCTCAAAGGCATCGCGCTGTGCGCGGTGGTGGCGATTGCGCTGAACCTGATTCTGCCGGGCAATGATGGCTGGAAGAACAAGAAGGCGGATGAGCCGCTGATCTGA
- the hemH gene encoding ferrochelatase: MTDHALLLVNLGSPASTSVADVRSYLNQFLMDPYVIDLPWPVRRLLVSLILIKRPEQSAHAYASIWWDEGSPLVVLSRRLQQQMTAQWTHGPVELAMRYGEPSIETCLLKLVAAGHQRITLAPLYPQFADSTTTTVIEEAKRVIREKKLNVQLSVLQPFYDQPEYLDALVVSARPHLQQDYDHLLLSFHGLPERHLTKLDPTGNHCFKNEDCCKNASPAVLATCYRAQCLRTAALFAERMGLPDGKWSVSFQSRLGRAKWIEPYTEARLDELAKSGVKKILVMCPAFVADCIETLEEIGDRGKEQFREAGGEELVLVPCLNDDRQWAKALATLCERAPLAL, encoded by the coding sequence ATGACCGATCACGCTTTGCTTCTGGTCAACCTGGGTTCCCCGGCCTCGACTTCTGTGGCCGATGTGCGCAGCTACCTCAATCAATTCCTGATGGACCCTTACGTGATCGACCTGCCATGGCCGGTGCGGCGTCTGCTGGTGTCGCTGATCCTGATCAAGCGCCCGGAGCAATCGGCCCACGCCTATGCGTCGATCTGGTGGGATGAGGGTTCGCCGCTGGTGGTGCTCAGCCGTCGCCTGCAACAGCAGATGACCGCGCAGTGGACCCACGGCCCGGTGGAACTGGCGATGCGCTACGGCGAACCGTCGATAGAAACCTGTTTGCTGAAACTGGTCGCGGCAGGTCACCAACGCATCACGCTGGCGCCGCTGTATCCACAGTTCGCCGACAGCACCACCACGACGGTGATTGAAGAAGCCAAGCGGGTGATCCGCGAAAAGAAACTCAACGTGCAACTGTCGGTGCTGCAGCCGTTCTACGATCAGCCGGAATACCTCGACGCGCTGGTCGTAAGCGCCAGGCCGCATCTGCAACAGGATTACGACCACTTGCTGCTGAGCTTCCACGGTTTGCCTGAGCGGCACCTGACCAAACTCGATCCGACCGGTAATCATTGCTTCAAGAATGAAGACTGCTGCAAGAACGCCTCGCCTGCGGTATTGGCCACCTGTTATCGCGCGCAATGTCTGCGTACCGCAGCGTTGTTCGCCGAGCGCATGGGCCTGCCGGATGGCAAATGGTCGGTGTCGTTTCAGTCGCGTCTGGGCCGGGCGAAGTGGATCGAACCGTACACTGAGGCGCGCCTGGATGAGCTGGCGAAAAGTGGCGTGAAGAAGATTCTAGTGATGTGCCCGGCGTTTGTCGCCGATTGCATCGAGACGCTGGAAGAGATTGGTGATCGCGGCAAGGAGCAGTTCCGCGAAGCGGGGGGCGAGGAGTTGGTGCTGGTGCCGTGCCTGAATGATGACCGGCAATGGGCGAAGGCGTTGGCGACCCTCTGCGAAAGAGCGCCGCTGGCCCTTTAA